CAAACAGATCAAAGTGTACAAATGAAGGCTGATGGACCTTGTATACCGGTGTTTGAAACAAAAAGGTTGTAATTTTTTGTATGAATTAAGTTAATTGAAAGGGACCCTGCTTGAACTCCATATTTGGTTTAATtaactttataaaaaaataagaaaaacaaacaaacagacaaATCACATGAACTTTTTATATATGTAAGATTGTACAAATGTCTTACAGGGGTGGTCCCGGGTCTAGGTACTGacgacctgtccttaggatagctcatcaatatcagatggccaggggtccgacacctggtacCGCCGCTGACGATCAGCTGTCCTCCGCACCCAGTGGTGGCCATGGTGCCATATTCTTGTCCTCCCTGTCCCCTCCCCACACATACACGCGCCTTAGCACTAGAAACAGAtattccgtctgagatccgttttttttttttttttttacagaaaaaaagtactgcatgcaggaaaaaaaaaagctgatctCCAATGgaaatggatcagaagaacggaaaatgaaaggtggagtccCCCCGCCTTAGATAGCGGTCTCCTtcaactcccccatacacatacataccaGCCGAGCGTTAATGGGTTTTTGGAGGATAGCAATTAAATAAATCCAGTGCCGCATCCACGACGACTCCGCACACCCAACCTTTCTACGTGCTTCTtttttttaaggcctcttgcacacaaacgtattttctttccgtatcagtttcgttttttttttgcggaccgtatggggaaccattcatttcaatgggtccacaaaaaaaacgtaagttactccgtgtgcattctgtttctgcatgtccgtatttccgttcggcaaaaatatagaacatgtcctattattgtccacattacagacaaggataggactgttctgttagggtccagctgttccgttccgcaaaatacatacggtcgtgtgcatgagccctaaaaaagaTTCAAAGAttctaaatgtttttattttttctgttgacGGAGCTGTGTGAAGCTTATTTTTTGCGTTATTAGCTGCTGTTTTCATTCTGAGGTacctacaactttttgatcactttttcagtgtttttggtGGGGACAGATGGGATGTGACCCTTTCTGGCATTCGCCGTGCATTATAAATAAGACATTTATTGAATAAAATGGCTAATTAAGTCACATCACAGGGcactgatgggggagggggggggcagagggagcccccatccTCTGTTTAACCGCACAAATGTGTTCACATACAACCCCTTAACGCTTATGATGTACGACTCCGTCATATAGCCTTTATGGGGTTAATGGCTAGCATCTGTTGGCTGTCATTTGGGGTCTTAGATGGGGTGATTCATTTGGAGGCTTTAGGGTGGATCGTTATTTGGGGGTATGCTTGTAGATAAAGGGCGCCACGGGCAGAGTCATTTACTCCGGGCCCCTTCCATAATTTATTGGAGTGATCCTGGAATTATCGGGGACCACaaatcagtatatacagtacgtATTAGACCTAATAGAAAtataatgtaaggctactttttgATCCCAGATACTGAAATTCCAAGATCATTTCCATCTAGTATAGGGGAAAGGTGGAGCAGATGACATTTGCCTGTAGGGATCACTCTCCCCACCTATCCCACCATGTAGCCTGCATTGTGTCCACAACCTTCCCCCTGGAATGTGCAGTAGCCATCCTGATGCCTGTGCCCTCATCCACCCTCAGCTTCCCGCGCGCTCTGTCAGCGTGCAGGAGAAGGCTCTGATTGGTGGACAAGCAGCACTGAGAGCAGCCTGCGGACTGCTCCTCCACCGATCAGCGTAGGTATTGCAGAAGAGACAGAGGAGCACTGCTTTGTCTCCTCTCTGCAAAGTATTACTGTATCACACTGTGCCCTGCAGCTGCCAAAACATTCAGGACCCTGGACAAAACATCCaaggctcaagccccgaatgttttgacctggcAATGCCCCTGATGTCTAGACTCTTCCAAAGACCCCGGAACAGTTGACAAATCCCCCAGGTGCTGGGAAAGCTTCCTGGAGAGTTGCCCTAATTTTGTGTAGTGGCAAAACTTACATCATGGAATGTAGTCCTACGTCCAAAAACACAATGACGGGGTGGGGGAGCGGTGCAGCAGGAATGGAGTGGGCCCTATAGCGAAAGTTGGAGTGACGTGTATTCTGTAAAGAGGCGTGAAGGGGCCATGGCTTTGTGCCTAACACAACCTCTTGCCTCCTGCATCAGTGTTTTTAAGAGTTGACCAGTATGATCTGCCCCAACATTCTTCAGAAACTTTAGCATTATAGAAAATGGTAAAATTTGCACGTtgtctttatttttaaaaacatttttaccaCCGAGAATGTGAAGGTCATAATAAGAGCAAGACAAAAGCAGTGATTGGCAGCTCCATTACACACACAAGTACTGGTGACAATTTCACGTATGTGAGAGGCGGTCGGTGTGAAGGTAACGCAGGTCGTGTAATACACAGCTGAACTCTCGCTGCTTGGGTAGGAATTGGCGATATCGGTGGTAAAATAATAGCTCTGGATCAGGGCATGGATTGTGGTTCTGGTGCCAGTAGTAATGGGTGCTGGACGACTGGTGCTGACTGATGCCGGCCTACTAGAAGGTCTAACTAGGACCAACTTCGGCATTGCTGCATCTGATGCTTACATTTATTTGCCCAGTGGCGCTGGAGGTGGCAGTGCCCGTATAGTTGGAGCACATGTTCTCAGTGGCACATCCTGCCATGGACAGCACTGGATTCGGGGGAtctagggaagaaaaaaaaaaagcatcatcTCATAGACTTAGTATTAGTCAGAAATGTAATTCATGAAGGTTGCCCTGATATGATTCATGAGCTCCCATGGGTAAAGGCCAAGGAAGAGGCACTAGCACCTCTCCTGCATGATCGAGTCATTGATGATTTGGGTATGCAGGTTGATTGGTTATGtaatttggaagacccatttttataaataaataaaaaaaatcaaggtATATGGGCACCATAAGAGCTCCCAAACCAGGGGGAGTCACTTCTTATTAAATAATGCTATGCACCACTGTGATAGACATCGAATTTATGTGATCACATAGTGAGCTGCTTAGAGAACACACACCTATAATTTATCTTACTTGAGGTGGTTGTAATACCACATGTGATCTCTTGGTGTGCTGTTTACAGAACACACTCCTTTCTCTTGGTATTTACTTGTGGTGGTTGTAATACCATATGTGACCTCTTGGTGTGCTGTTTACAAAACACACTCCTTTCTTTTGGTATTTACTTGTGGTGGTTGTAATACCACATGTGGCCACTTggtgtgctgtgaactgaagcCACCCCTCTCCTTTCTCTTTGTACTTACTTGTGGTGGTACTCATTGAGTATGTAGAACATCGGGTTTGCTGTCCCGTGCACTGGATTTCGGTATCCGGCACACATGTGGAAGATGTTAGCGAGAAACAAGAAGGGCAGATCAGACCATTTTTATTCGCATTTCCAGTTGATACTGAAATCAGAAAAATCAAGAAATATACAAGTCAGTCAATGGGGTCACttcaataatagaaaaaaaaacataatacatTATGAGAACTAAAACTTTAAAATCTTAGGAGAAAGTCAAATACCTATTGGTGCTACTGGAGAGCATTTATCAGCCTTGCAGCAGGCGGTGTTTATTTCTACCGTCATGAACTGATTGCTGAGACTCTTCCGATTATTGCATTCAGACGACTGTCCACATCCTCGCACAACGGAGTTAGTCGTTAGTCCGTACGCTCTGACTACATCatcaacacataaagggttaacaacagtgCGGTCTAGCGAAAAGgaaggaggagagagagagagagagagagagagataaagaaGGTAAAGAAAGAGAAAATTAATGATGAGAGGGAAGGAGGAGAGTGAGATCAagagaagaagacagaaggaaGTAAAAGAGAGAGAAGACGCGAGAAAAGAAAGGcgaacagagagagagagagagaaaaggaaggagaagaaagaagagCTAAAAATGAAAGTGAAGAAAGGAGGGGACGAAAGAGGAGAGAGGGGCAAGAGAgaaaagtgaaaaagaaaaggaaatgcAGAAGAGAGAAAAAGGAAAAGAGAATGAGAGTATAGAGGAAAaggaagagacagaagggaagaGGAGAAGAGATGAAACACTGTGGAGGAACTACCGCCATAGACAGGGGCCGTAAGTAGCGAAGGGCACTGGCCGTAATATTGTAGCTATCCATCATTATAGAGGTCCCGAACTATTTgccagcgaacagttcccggcgaacatagcttgttctcgttcgccgctgcgggtgaacatatgcgatgtttggtccgccccctatacatcatcattgagtaaactttgaccctgtacctcacagtcagcagacacattccagccaatcagcagcagaccctccctcccagaccctcccacctcctggacagcagccattttagattcatttggaagctgcattcatagtgagaggagggacagtgcagctgctgatgattcaatagggaaagcattagctagggcagtgttctgtgtccactgcagtcctgaaggactcatctgatctgctgtaaggacagcgtcctgacagcaccccaaaaagcccttttaaggctagtacatcagtctgctttttttttcccttgtGTAATCtagttgcagttgcctgccagcgtgtgtgtcaggcccacagcgtatactgtgcccacttgcccagtgccaccactcatatgtggtgtcacagtagattacataaaaaaaaaaaacgtttttgacTGAAATaacagttgcctgcacgcgtgtgtgtttcaggccatgcaagtgcatagtgtcaccagtgccactcatatctggtgtcacagtagcttgcacgcatagtacaactaaactaatctaaaaaaaatgacaggcagaggcaggccaccccgcaggggccgtcgtggtgctgtgattccctttggtactagactaatgcccagtgttcagaggccacgtaacctgaactcgaaaagttctgaggacatagttgaccgGCTAACACagaacacccaatcttctacagcttccgctcggaaccttgacgcaccatcctcctccagctcagcttccgcacctctcaagttaccactcgcccgcccgccgccaccaccaacactagcaccacagccgcttcacttgatctgtcagaggagttatttacacatcagttggaagaaattagtgatgcgcaaccattattgccagaggatgtagataacagggatatgtctcagtcaggcagcattacacacatggacgtacagtgtgatgatgatgatgatgttgtacccgctgctgcttcctttgctgagttgtcagatacaagtgaagcggttgatgacgatgtgtccgtggatgccacgtgggtgcctgctcgaagagaagaagaacaggggaaaagttcagatggggagacgagttggaagcagggggaggtcgttgcaagcagttagtggcacagtcagacagcatgtatcggcacccggggtcagccagacagcacgccaatcaacgcatgctgttgccaccaccagaatgacgTCATTGCAGAGATcaacagtgtggcattttttttggtgtgtctgcctctgacaacagcgatgccatttgccacCTGTGCCAAATAAAAAAGGAATCGCGGGAAGTCCAACACctacctcggtacaactgctttgcgaaggcacatgatctcaaatcacaacgcctatgggatcaacacatgagtacaagcagcacacaaactcaaagccaccatcctcctcctggtccagcatcttcagccacgtcaaccactgctgtcctccttgccccctctcaaccacccgccactccgtctctcgccttgagcagttcctgctcatctgcccacagtcaggtgtctgtcaaggacatgtttgagcgtaaaaagccaATGtgacagagtcacccccttgcccggtatCTGACAGTTGGCTtgttggaactcttagcccgccagcttttaccatacaagctggtggagtctgaggccttcaaaaaatttgtagctattgggacaccgcagtggaaggtacccggacgaaatttctttgcacaaaaggcaatccccaacctgtactctattgtgcaaaaggaagtcatggtatgtctggcacacagtgttggggcaagggtccatctgaccactgatacctgctctgcaaagcacggtcagggcaggtatatcacctaaacTGCGCactgggtaaacctgctgacggctgccaagcatggaatgcgtggctctgcagaggagttggtgacaccgccacgacttgcaggcaggcctgctgccacctcctctactcatactactccatcctcttccataacctcctcggctgagtcctcttctgctgcctcgtcttgctccacatcaacggcacccccccagctccccaggggctattccacatcccggatacgacagtgtcacgccgtcttggggtttacttgcctgaaagcagagagtcacaccggaccagcactcctgtccgccctaaacgcacaggtggatcagtggctgaccacgcaccaactggagatcggcaaagtggtgtgtgacaatggaagcaatttgttggcggcattgaatttgggcaagttgacacatgtgccgtgcatggcacatgtgtgtaatatgatcatacaacgctttgtgcataagtacccaggcttacaggacaccctcaagcaggccaggaaggtgtgtggccatttcaggcgttcctacatgcacttttcagatattcagcggcgaaacatgccagtgaggcgcttgatttgcgacagcccgacacgttggaattcaacactcctaatatttgaccgcctgctccaacaagaaaaagccatcaacgagtatttgtatgaccgggtgctaggacagcctctgcggagctgggaatttttttgccaccttactggacgctcatgcgcaatgcctgtaggctcatgcgtccttttgaggaggtgacaaacctagtcagtcgcaccgaagacaccatcatccaatttgtgttcttcctggagcgtgccctgcgaagagtgctggatcaggccgtagatgagcgtgaagagggagaggaagagttgtggtcaccatcaccaccagaaacagccttatcagcatcgcttgctggacctgcggcaacgctggaagagaagtgtgaggaaaaggagtcagaggagaaatttggctttgaggaggaagaccaaccatagcaggcatcccagggtgctcgttgtcacctatctggtacctgtggtgttgtacgtggctggggggggagaacagactttcagtgagatcactaaggacgaggaacgggacatgagtagctcggcatctaaccttgtgctaatggggtctttcatggctgtcgtataaaaaggctgaaggagaacgaccacgccggcaaggacaggacgctttacagacgtgttgttgatggaggacatgcaaagctttttaagtcctatgcatcgccacagcccttcggggtccaccctcagagaacggctcgaccgacaggtagcagactacctcgccttaagtgaagatcgacactctgaggagcgatgaaccccttgactactgagtgtgcaggcttgacctgtggcctgagctatcccagaacttatggcctgccccgcttcaagtgttctgtcaggaaaaggaccttttgcagtgcagcaggaggtattatcactgagaagagaagtcgcctaggtcaaaaaagtctagattacctcacctttattaagatgaatgagggatggatcctgaagggactgacagtgggcgatacatttgactaaaaaaggcctggtgatgagatgagctgccttgggctaaaaatggtccacacgctgctgtatttaatctctgcatgccggatgacttgcgtgacttatccgccaccaactcgggttcaagccgcaatgttttagtgcactttctgcctggaaaacatacatttttctggcCCTGCtatagcagcggctgcaacaatacctaatttttcaggcatgtgtacatgcctattttttctggcctctggtgctgcactgtggctgcaaaaacaaaacaaaaaaaaaggcacatacatgtgtcaattccccttcgtgatcgttaccttgttgtggtgaaggggcttgcgtatcacaatgaagcgaccacctctatgagtgtgttggcaatggcaatgttggcacaccccagatgataaggtcgttgcttcattgtgaacagaccaaaagcgatcggctggataattttgcatagaaaaacattaattttctttgtgataatCTAAGGtcatcattaaagcctactaggccaaaaatgggcccacactgcagaccgaccgaccaagcatctttttccatctccctgttcctaaattctattccatacaccacaccggcccctgataggggacaaaacagagattaaactgttaagaacaaaaaaaaattaatttaaaaaaaaaagaggacagcctctgcggagctgggtattttttggccatgtTACTGactgctcatgcacaatggctgtagactcatgcgtccttttgcggagatgacaaacctggtcagtcaaacccaaggcaacatcatcgacctcatcccatattccttttttctggagcgtgccctgcgaagagtgctggatcaggccgtagatgagcatgaagaggaagagttgtggtcaactgacgtcagtgaggacaaggaacggtatccaaccttgtgcaaatggggagtttgcggttgtgaaAATGGATTGTTTGCAGCGCGTTAgatggggagtttggtctgtcactgtaaagcgggcatagcccttacactacctgatcgatgcaACAtaatacctgatgttttaaagcacgttattccaaacaatttaggaatgttaggggatttatgtcctttatggattaaaacccgactctgcgtcaactacgtaattttccatgggagttttgccatggatccccctccggcatgccacagtccaggtgttagtccccttgaaacaacttttccatcacaatTGTGggcagaaagagtccctgtgggttttaaaattcgcctgcctattgaagtctatggaggtTCGCGAACATTCGCTGAAATTCGCATTcggcgttcgcgaacggaaaattttatgttcgctacATCTCTATCCATCATCCATTATGGACCCGACCTGTGCGCTCTCCTAATCAGCCCAGCAGccacggtgacgtcactgaattGCACCTGCTGCTGAGGAGAGCAGGAAGTGTTCTGTTCTTTGGTGGGACGGGACTAGGTGAGGattactgttttttattttattaacaccaCATGGTCTTTACTAATGTAAGAGGCACTGAGGAGCAGCACTAATGTAATATGACATAATTACTGTTAGGGGGGCTAAGGGGCATAACTATTGAATGAGGGCACTAAGAgtatataactactgtgtgggaacaAAAAGGGGGCATGACAactgtgagggcactaaggggaataactactgagtggggcactaaggggaataactactgtgtggggcactaaggggaataactactgtgtggggcactaaggggaataactactgtgtggggcactaaggggaataactactgagtgggggcactaaaaggaataactactgtgtggggcactaagggggcataggtactgtgtgggggcactaaggggaataactactgtgtggggcactaagggggcataggtactgtgtgggggcactaagggggtatagatactgtgtgggggcactaagggggtatagatactgtgtggggcaataagcaggcataactattgtgtagggcactaagggggcataggtactgtgtggggtcactaagggggtatagctactgtgtggggcaataagagggcataactactatgtgagggcactaagggggcataactactgtgtggggcactaagggggtatagctactgtgtggggcactaagggagtatagctactgtgtggggcactaagggggtatagctactgtgtggggcactaagggggtatagctactgtgtgagggcactaagggggcataactactgaatggggcacttagggggcataactactgaatggggcacttagggggcataactaccgtgtggGTGCCTGAAGGAGCTATAACTACTGAATAGGGCACttagggggaataactactgagtgggggcactaagggggcatactgTAATGTAAACATGACTGAGCGGTGAACGGGTGGCCGGTTGTATGGCAAGCATGGATGGTTGCAGGGAAGTTGCTCACAGGGGGCCCCATTGAGaactttgctatggggccctgccTTTTTTTTAGCCTGCCCCTGATGAGATCAGAATGGAAAGAGAGAAACTAAAAAGTGAGAGAGAGGGAGCAGGGGGTTGTGAAGGAACGGATGCACTGTGCAAACGTGGAAAGAAGAGTAGACAAAAAGGGAAGAGAGTAGGAAAGAAAGATGTAGAGAGGGCCGGGGAAGAAAGAAAGGGAGGACAGAGGGGAAGAGGAGAGAGAAAGGTAGGGAAGAAAGAGGGGAAGAGGTTAGAGGATGAAATGGAAAGAGagggaaaagagaaaaagaatGAAACGTACAGGAGTAGGAGCAAGAGTGAGAGTGATTGTCTCACATAATTGCCCCACTAGGAGTAGTAGTAGGCCATGTGACCCATCATATCCATTTCATACATACGAAGCAGCACAGAAAGCAGGACAGTTACTTTTGGTTTCGGTGAAGATGTAGGTGCAGACGTCTTCAGTGGAGGCACACGTGACCGCAGATCCAGTGCATGGAGCTCGAGTTGTACTGGTGCAGCTTATACACATGAGAGCAAGACCTGCGAGACACAAGCACAGTGACAATGCAGGGATAGTCTAAGAATGAAGCctaagaactacaactcccagcataaagTATGTAAACAGAGGCCACTATGCTTCCCGACCCCCTGTGAATTCAGGGGCAGGGTGGCCCCACGGAACTCTATAGGTGCTGTACAAAGGTTGTATAAAGCTGAACTATATTGTTTCTTTGGTCTTAAAAATGTTCTAAAATGTAAgatattaaaaaaggaaaaataaagatggaataaaaattgcaaaaatgttTCTTTGCTAAAacatactgtatctatacactcacctaaagaattatgaggaacacctgttctatttctcattaatgcgattatctagtcaaccaatcacatggcagttgcttcgatgcatgtagggctgtggtcctggtcaagacaatctcctgaactccaaactgaaggtcagaatgggaaagaaaggtgatttaagcaattttgagcgtggcatggttgttggtgccagacgggccggtctgagtatttcacaatctgctcagttactgggattttcacgcacaaccatttctagagtttacaaagaatggtgtgaaaagggaaaaacatccagtatgcggcagtcctgtgggcgaaaatgccttgttgatgctggaggtcagaggagaatgggccgactgattcaagctgatagaagagcaacgttgactgaaataaccactcgttacacccgaggtctgcagcaaagcatttgtgaagccacaacatgcacaaccttgagggggatgggctacaacagcagaagaccccaccgggtaccactcatctccactacaaatagaggctacaatttgcacaagctcaccaaaattggacggttgaagactggaaaaatggtttcttgaacatgacaatgagttcactgtactaaaatggccccacagtcaccagatctcaacccaatagagcatctttgggatgtggtggaacgggagcttcgtgccctggatgtgcatccctcaaatctccatcaactgcaagatgctatcctatcaatatgggccaacatttctaaagatgctatcagcaccttgtgggatcaatgccacgtagaattaaggcagttctgaaggcaaaagggggtccagcaccgtattagtatggtgttcctaataattctttaggtgagtgtatgtaacaAAGcaaatttggtttaaaaaaaacaacttttaagcACCTCCTCTTACCTGCATTACACTGCTGGACTTATCGTTCACCATCAGCACTGTAGTCAATGTCTATGTCTGGTACTTCTAGGGCACATTACAGGCCTCCGGGCATCTGGTCTTTAGCCGCACTTTGGCCACCAGTTCTCCATAGTCTGTCATCCCACAAAACCTCATCAACACCCATCCAGGGTTGAGACTTCCCTTAGCCCAAACCATATTGGCTTCCCTCTTTGCTGATGTCACTTACTACCCACAGTAGAGCTGGCTCCTCCCAGAGCTATCAATACACTCCGCCCACAACGCTTCAGTGACAACTTACAGACAACTCTACAAAACAACCTCAGCCACGTTCCTCCAGCATCTTGGTGACATTCTCTGGGCCTCGCTAGGGGACATCATGAGTCCAGCAAAAGCAGGGAAGGTGACACACTACACACTGTTTCCACAGGCTCGTGTCTCTTTTCCCAGCCTCCAGACTTTTGATGGACAAGTCCAGGCCTAACAGGTACTTAAGGAAGTCGCAGGTTTTCCAGGTACCTCACGTGCACCATTCCTACGCCCCTCTCTCTGGTGACAAGTCACTTTCAGCAGACTCTGATTGGAAATACTTCAGTTTGTTCACCGAGGTCTACAACCTAAATACTTAAACAGGTTCCCAGGTGCTACACGTGGCTTCAGCGACACACTACTCCCACTTCCTGACAGCAGCTCCTCTTCTAAGCTAATCCTTGTTTCTTCTgcaacagtgacatctagtggcaGCAGGTAATATTACAGTATCAGCACTTATACATTGGATTATGTAAAAGCAGCAATACCAAGAGAGAAAATAGGGAACGCATTCAGTGAGGGGCAGGTGGTAAGGTTTAGCCCACTTGCAGGTTTGTCTCCTATACCTTCTATTTTTTTCCTGATCCCGATCCAAATCATTAGACAGGTTCTGAAATACTATGTACAGGTGTGCTGCCTATAGATGCTGTGTGCATATGGCTTtcttttttataaatgtagcagagctgccgTCTGACACCACAAAGTGACAAACGTCTCATTGTATCCTGCGCTGATGAGATTACAGCTCTTGTAGGAGGCAATTTTCGGGTCACACAGGACAATGTCATTCTTTGCCTATAGTTTTAGACCTTATATTTACCTCACAGTTTCGGGGGGTTAGACCGTTATCATAAGGGCGTCGCACAATGAGTCACATGCAAAAAATGAACATTTCCTGGACATCTTGGAGATATTTTCAGTAGAATACTTCATCATATTCCCCAACTCAGATTATTTCCCAATAACTCAGTGATATTGAATTCTACGTGATGTGTCAATAAGGCACCGGAAGTGGAGGTTTGGGTCCTGGACTCCTGGGTAGGGATGATGGGTGGTCCTCTCAGGACAGGTCCTCCCATCTGATGACAAAACCCCTAGTGGCAGGAT
The Bufo gargarizans isolate SCDJY-AF-19 chromosome 2, ASM1485885v1, whole genome shotgun sequence genome window above contains:
- the LOC122927136 gene encoding phospholipase A2 inhibitor gamma subunit B-like, with the translated sequence MKFFLLILVLLSTMMSTGLALMCISCTSTTRAPCTGSAVTCASTEDVCTYIFTETKIRAYGLTTNSVVRGCGQSSECNNRKSLSNQFMTVEINTACCKADKCSPVAPIVSTGNANKNGLICPSCFSLTSSTCVPDTEIQCTGQQTRCSTYSMSTTTNPPNPVLSMAGCATENMCSNYTGTATSSATGQINVSIRCSNAEVGPS